The Candidatus Eisenbacteria bacterium region AGCTCACGCTGCGAGTGCTGGGAGGCAGCGACGCCGATGCGCAGGACGTCATACAGGAAACCTGGATTCGAGCCACCACCAAGCTCGACGGCTTCCGATGGGAGTCGAGTTTGCGCACCTGGCTGACCGGCATCGCGCTGAATCTCTCGCGCGAGGTGCTGCGCCGGCGCGCACGCCGCCCCACGGTCGAGTGGAGCGAAGTGCACGAGCCGGCGATCGCGCCGCCGCGTCTCGGGGACCGCATGGACCTGGAACGCGCGATCGCCACACTCCCACCCGGAAGTCGCACCGTGCTGGTTCTGCACGACATCGAAGGATTCACACACGAAGAGATCGCGAATCGACTCGGGGTCTCGATCGGCACCTCGAAGAGCCAGTTGTTCGCGGCCCGCCGCGCGCTTCGCGTGCGACTGACGCGAGTGGAGGAAATACCCAATGCATGACGAAGAGGATCTGACTCCCGAACTTCGCGCCGCGCTCGATGCGCTCCCGCGCGAACGCGATCCCGGCCAGTTGCTCGAGGAACGCGTGGTGCACGCGCTGCGCGACCGCGGCGTGTTCGACGAGCCGCGTCGCGTGCGGCGCTTCGTGCTCGCTCCCGCGTGGGTCACCGCGGCGGCGGCGGCATGCCTGGCGATCTTTGCCGGCGGCTTCTCGATCGGCCAGTGGGTCGCGAACCGCCAGGCCTCTCAGACGCTCGTCGCACTCCGGCAGCAGGACGCGACCCAGGCGGCGGCACTGGTGCAGCAGACCGGCTCCGCCTACCTCGCGGCACTCGCAGCCTTCGCGAATGTGTCGCGCACCGGCTCGTCGAGCGATCGACACCAGGGCCAGGAAGTGGCGACCAACATTTTGCACGCGGCCGCCAACGAAATGACACGCATCAATCCCGACGACCCGCTCACCGTGCAGATCTTGAATGGTCTCGAACGTGCATCGCGGAAAGACTCGACCCGTACCGGGACCGATGAAGCGAGGAAAGTGGCATGGTTCTGAGACGCTCCAGGTTCGCGCTCATCGCAGCGGGGCTCGCGCTCACCGTGGCGCCGGCGCTCGCCGCCACCACCAAGACGGGTGATCGCTGCCCGGAGGGACGCTTGCGCGGCATCGACCTTGGCATCGGGCAGATCGACGGCAGCTTCAGCAAGACCGTCAAGTCCTCGACCACCCGGGAAGCGGGATCCAAACAGCAGGTGGTGTGGTTCTTTCGTTCCGAGCCGCGCATCGCCGACGTCACGATCGATGGCCCTGCGGCCGGGCGCCTCAAGTCGGGCGACGTTCTCATCGCGGTCGATGGTCAGCTCATCACCACGCGTGCCGCGAGCGCTCGACTGAGCGAGCTGCGGCCCGGCCAGCCGATTCAGCTGCTGGTGCGACGCTCCGGCAAGTCGGTCCCGGTGCTGATCATCCCACGCGAAGCGTGTCTCGATCGCGGCTCCGAGCCGTTCGGTGTCACCGGCTTCACCTACCCGCTCGGCGCCGAAGCGCCCGAAGCACCGCTTCCACCCGATGCTCCGAGCTGGATCGACATGCCGGCCCCCACACCCGAGCCAGCCGAGGCGCCGAGCGCGCGCAGTCGCGTGTGGCCGGCGAG contains the following coding sequences:
- a CDS encoding PDZ domain-containing protein, whose amino-acid sequence is MVLRRSRFALIAAGLALTVAPALAATTKTGDRCPEGRLRGIDLGIGQIDGSFSKTVKSSTTREAGSKQQVVWFFRSEPRIADVTIDGPAAGRLKSGDVLIAVDGQLITTRAASARLSELRPGQPIQLLVRRSGKSVPVLIIPREACLDRGSEPFGVTGFTYPLGAEAPEAPLPPDAPSWIDMPAPTPEPAEAPSARSRVWPA
- a CDS encoding sigma-70 family RNA polymerase sigma factor — encoded protein: MRQTAISPADDRALAEALQVRGDERAFRELYRRHTPALYQLTLRVLGGSDADAQDVIQETWIRATTKLDGFRWESSLRTWLTGIALNLSREVLRRRARRPTVEWSEVHEPAIAPPRLGDRMDLERAIATLPPGSRTVLVLHDIEGFTHEEIANRLGVSIGTSKSQLFAARRALRVRLTRVEEIPNA